The DNA window AACGGCCTCGACAAGCCGGTCATCGAGCAGTTCGTGATCTATATGGGCGGCCTCGTCCAAGGCGATCTCGGCACCTCGATCGTGACGACCCGGCCGGTGATCGACGAGCTCCTGCGCTACGCTCCCGCCACGATCGAGCTGGTGCTGGTGGCGATGGCGCTTGGCGTGTTCGTCGGGGTGCCGCTGGGCATGCTCTCGGCGGTCTACCGCAATAGCTGGTTCGACCATGTGACGCGCATCTTCTCGATCTCGGGCGTCGCCCTACCGGCCTTCTGGTTCGGCATCCTCCTGCAGCTCTTCTTCGCCGTTCAGCTCGGCCTGCTGCCGGTGTCGGGCCGACTGCCGCTGGTCGCGCTGCCGCCCGAGCCGATCACGCATCTGCTTCTGGTCGACAGTCTCCTGCGCGGGCAGTTTGACACCTTCTGGACCGCTCTCAAGCACATCATCCTGCCGGCGGTCGTCCTGTCCTTCCCGTGCCTCGCCTCGATCCTGCGGGTGAACCGCGCCGAGATGATCGAGGTGCTGCAGTCCGACCATGTCGTCGCCGCGCGTGCCCACGGCCTGTCGTCCCGCCGGATCGTCGCGCTT is part of the Chelativorans sp. AA-79 genome and encodes:
- a CDS encoding ABC transporter permease; protein product: MLSFILRKLAALVGTMLGIAALTFLITNVAPGDPARLVAGPNATEDMVETIRVENGLDKPVIEQFVIYMGGLVQGDLGTSIVTTRPVIDELLRYAPATIELVLVAMALGVFVGVPLGMLSAVYRNSWFDHVTRIFSISGVALPAFWFGILLQLFFAVQLGLLPVSGRLPLVALPPEPITHLLLVDSLLRGQFDTFWTALKHIILPAVVLSFPCLASILRVNRAEMIEVLQSDHVVAARAHGLSSRRIVALYALKNAMLPTLAMIGLRFGWMLGSTVLVETVFDWPGIGLYAVSSALASDFKPVIGVTLLIGFFFILANALVDLAYAWIDPRLRNA